From Streptomyces sp. GSL17-111, one genomic window encodes:
- a CDS encoding long-chain-fatty-acid--CoA ligase: protein MTLPTLVESLRAQAEQRPGHPAVRCGPHTLTYAELLAAGDRVARRLRAAGLRPGDRVAYLGKESERYYEILYGCALSGTVLVPLNWRLTATEVTHILADSGSALVFLETAFEDLLRQVDDAARPPRHVLLGDDRQDAYARWKSADEPADASAAETAGPEGTAEGAGLVEPTADTPVVQLYTSGTTGLPKGVVLAHRSFAAVRTAMAEADVDWIDWRPEDVSLVGIPGFHVGGLWWATQNLASGATVVALPTFTARDAAHTLREHGVTTACVVPSMLRLLLTESRVDPADFTGLRKIVYGGSPITEDLLERSLAVFGAEFAQIYGLTETGNTAVCLPPADHRPGQPRMRAAGRPYPGVRVKVVDEKGAELPAGRVGEVCLATPARMVEYFGLPERTAETLVDGWVHTGDAGYVDDAGYVFIQDRIKDTIIVAGENVYPAEIEDALEKHPGVADAVVVGAPDEHWGERVHACWVPAPGTPPTRRELHRFLSERLAAFKLPAAYEEIAHVPRNPSGKILRRELRDRLWAGRDRKVN from the coding sequence ATGACGCTCCCCACGCTGGTCGAGTCGCTGCGCGCCCAGGCCGAGCAGCGCCCCGGGCACCCGGCCGTCCGCTGCGGCCCGCACACCCTCACCTACGCCGAACTCCTCGCCGCCGGGGACCGGGTGGCCCGACGGCTGCGGGCGGCGGGCCTGCGCCCCGGGGACCGGGTGGCCTACCTGGGCAAGGAGTCCGAGCGCTACTACGAGATCCTCTACGGCTGCGCCCTGAGCGGCACCGTCCTGGTGCCGCTCAACTGGCGGCTCACCGCCACCGAGGTCACCCACATCCTCGCCGACTCGGGCTCGGCGCTGGTGTTCCTGGAGACCGCCTTCGAGGACCTGCTGCGGCAGGTGGACGACGCCGCCCGGCCGCCCCGGCACGTGCTGCTCGGCGACGACCGGCAGGACGCGTACGCCCGCTGGAAGTCGGCCGACGAACCGGCGGACGCGTCGGCGGCGGAGACGGCGGGTCCCGAGGGCACGGCCGAGGGGGCGGGCCTCGTCGAGCCCACGGCGGACACCCCCGTCGTCCAGCTCTACACCAGCGGCACCACCGGGCTGCCCAAGGGCGTCGTCCTGGCCCACCGCTCCTTCGCCGCCGTCCGCACCGCCATGGCGGAGGCGGACGTCGACTGGATCGACTGGCGGCCGGAGGACGTGAGCCTCGTCGGCATCCCCGGCTTCCACGTCGGCGGGTTGTGGTGGGCCACCCAGAACCTGGCCAGCGGCGCCACCGTCGTCGCCCTGCCCACGTTCACCGCCCGGGACGCCGCGCACACCCTGCGCGAGCACGGGGTGACGACGGCCTGCGTCGTCCCGTCCATGCTGCGACTGCTGCTCACCGAATCCCGCGTCGACCCCGCGGACTTCACCGGCCTGCGGAAGATCGTCTACGGCGGCTCACCGATCACCGAGGACCTGCTCGAACGCAGCCTCGCCGTGTTCGGCGCCGAGTTCGCCCAGATCTACGGCCTGACCGAGACCGGCAACACGGCCGTGTGCCTGCCGCCGGCCGACCACCGCCCCGGGCAGCCCCGGATGCGGGCGGCCGGCCGCCCCTACCCGGGCGTGCGGGTCAAGGTCGTCGACGAGAAGGGGGCCGAACTCCCGGCCGGGCGGGTCGGGGAGGTCTGCCTGGCCACCCCGGCCCGGATGGTCGAGTACTTCGGCCTGCCCGAGCGCACGGCCGAGACCCTCGTCGACGGCTGGGTCCACACCGGGGACGCGGGCTACGTGGACGACGCGGGCTACGTCTTCATCCAGGACCGCATCAAGGACACGATCATCGTCGCCGGGGAGAACGTCTACCCGGCCGAGATCGAGGACGCCCTGGAGAAGCACCCGGGCGTGGCCGACGCCGTCGTCGTCGGCGCGCCGGACGAGCACTGGGGCGAGCGCGTGCACGCGTGCTGGGTCCCGGCGCCCGGCACCCCGCCGACGCGCCGCGAGCTGCACCGCTTCCTGAGCGAACGGCTCGCCGCCTTCAAACTCCCCGCCGCCTACGAGGAGATCGCGCACGTGCCGCGCAACCCCAGCGGAAAGATCCTCCGCCGCGAGCTGCGCGACCGGCTGTGGGCGGGCCGCGACCGCAAGGTCAACTGA
- a CDS encoding phosphopantetheine attachment domain protein: protein MNERVEAVTEASFRADLAEFLHQSPAEVDLGEGPVDAGLDSLRVSTLAERWRAAGVEVGYIDLAERGSFQEWWELLVQRMTRTVPDGR from the coding sequence ATGAACGAACGAGTCGAGGCCGTCACCGAGGCCTCCTTCCGGGCCGATCTGGCGGAGTTCCTCCACCAGAGCCCCGCCGAGGTCGACCTCGGCGAGGGACCGGTCGACGCGGGGCTGGACTCGCTGCGCGTCAGCACCCTCGCCGAGCGCTGGCGGGCCGCGGGCGTCGAGGTCGGCTACATCGACCTGGCCGAGCGCGGCTCGTTCCAGGAGTGGTGGGAGCTGCTGGTGCAGCGGATGACGCGGACGGTGCCCGATGGCCGCTGA